One window from the genome of Pelorhabdus rhamnosifermentans encodes:
- a CDS encoding flagellar hook-basal body complex protein, with amino-acid sequence MAMMNALSSAVTGLKTEQSALDVIANNIANVNTTGYKSQTVTFSDLLSQTISAASGATSTTGGVNAQQIGHGTQISSTETDMTVGTPSTTSNSTDVALTGAGYLIVQTGTKGDYEFTRNGSLSIDDDGNLNVNGYDVCGWEAYTLDSSGNKVYTTTGTVEPINVYSDDYSNNKKVMAATTTTTATVTGNASTSADVVTGATLKNIGTTTITTPDTTATINVIDEQGNKTAVTVDLKKCATDNTTTSWYWTASATDTTISPSSGYIAFDSDGNMVTSVTPLTAAITSATNTTGYSDSSMSVSTGLTAGDYTVQVAASTTSTGTYDITLTDPAGKTYTTTSTTGAATFTTSSGTVTLAAPTTLAAGTVDFTVTAGTTVTFDSKPVLTVTSTTAGTNAVPVTMDLSKMTSTGTTSSLTATADGNVAGTATDSSYTIAKDGTISVTYSNGLTRSVGQIALAVFQNASGLEKAGNSFYTASNSSGSYNTVVAGENGSGTMTSYALELSNVDLASQFSSMMISQRAYQANSKVISTGSQMLQSLISMVD; translated from the coding sequence ATGGCTATGATGAATGCGTTATCTTCCGCAGTAACAGGGCTTAAAACCGAACAAAGTGCTCTTGATGTAATTGCGAATAATATCGCCAACGTGAATACGACAGGTTATAAATCACAGACGGTCACTTTCAGTGATTTGTTGAGCCAAACGATTAGTGCAGCTTCCGGTGCTACTTCAACTACTGGCGGTGTTAATGCTCAGCAGATTGGACATGGTACTCAAATTAGTAGCACTGAAACTGATATGACGGTAGGTACACCTTCAACAACCAGTAATTCTACCGATGTAGCTCTTACTGGTGCAGGTTACTTAATTGTACAGACTGGCACGAAAGGTGACTATGAGTTCACTAGAAACGGCAGTTTAAGTATTGATGATGATGGAAATTTGAATGTAAATGGTTATGACGTTTGCGGTTGGGAGGCATATACTCTCGATTCGTCTGGCAACAAAGTTTATACTACTACGGGCACTGTCGAGCCGATTAATGTTTACAGCGATGACTACTCCAACAATAAAAAGGTCATGGCAGCCACGACGACGACGACGGCTACGGTTACGGGTAACGCCAGCACCTCAGCCGATGTGGTGACAGGGGCTACTCTGAAAAATATCGGTACTACAACGATTACAACCCCGGATACAACAGCCACAATCAATGTTATCGATGAACAGGGCAATAAAACTGCGGTTACAGTTGATTTAAAAAAGTGCGCTACAGATAATACAACAACGAGTTGGTATTGGACAGCCAGTGCCACAGATACAACGATTAGTCCATCAAGCGGCTATATTGCCTTTGATTCAGACGGTAATATGGTTACTTCTGTTACTCCGCTGACAGCGGCAATAACATCTGCTACTAATACTACAGGTTATTCTGATTCCAGTATGAGTGTTAGCACAGGCTTGACAGCAGGAGATTATACTGTCCAAGTGGCAGCTTCTACTACAAGTACTGGCACATACGATATTACATTGACGGACCCCGCAGGCAAGACCTATACAACCACTTCAACTACGGGCGCTGCTACTTTTACAACTTCGTCAGGAACAGTCACTTTAGCCGCACCGACGACTCTTGCAGCGGGGACGGTGGATTTTACCGTTACTGCGGGGACTACTGTTACTTTTGATTCCAAACCAGTACTTACCGTGACATCAACGACTGCCGGCACGAATGCAGTTCCTGTTACAATGGATCTTTCCAAGATGACATCGACAGGCACCACTAGCAGCTTAACTGCGACAGCTGATGGGAATGTGGCCGGAACAGCAACGGACAGCAGCTATACAATTGCTAAAGACGGAACGATTTCAGTTACCTACTCGAATGGATTAACACGATCCGTCGGGCAAATTGCTTTGGCTGTTTTCCAGAATGCAAGCGGGTTGGAAAAAGCCGGGAATAGTTTTTATACGGCTAGTAACAGTTCAGGCAGTTATAATACAGTTGTTGCTGGTGAGAATGGTTCAGGTACGATGACATCGTACGCACTAGAACTGTCTAACGTCGATTTGGCATCGCAGTTTAGTTCGATGATGATCAGTCAACGGGCCTATCAGGCGAATAGTAAAGTGATTTCTACTGGCAGCCAGATGTTACAGTCTCTTATCAGTATGGTGGATTGA
- the flgK gene encoding flagellar hook-associated protein FlgK: MGSTFGTYNIAYSGMYVNQASLATASTNLANVDTTGASKVQVSSVERDTVQSGGTSTGDGVSVAAITRARDRYLDSAYRTQNAAATYLSVKSGNLKYLDKILSEYDTTSTSTTDTTSNGVETELEDFFNAWQTLSTDSGSSSSSNTGTSAQTTFAAAITTATSGTTSTAKTAVSTAYSAYKAALTSGNAATIVSTKTTLDSAVTTLSDSTLTAALTTYNTSSGTAINSAATTLSADITNGSSALATLSSAITTATSGTTSTAKTAVSTAYSAYTAALTSGVAKTIVSTKTTLDSAVTALADTTLTTAYSTYNSATDGGTTINTAATSLTNAITTATSTATAETTRAAVTAAGVDLISTLTDIDKELQQLQTDAVTGVKDGVDSLNDLASQVADLDKQITQAEAGGGEASYLRDQRDVLLDQMSSLANISTTESNGTLKVTLNGANLVDGDTARSLVVDGSGTITDPLTVNWADSGTQASIQSGSIKAYMEDADQTGYATIDSSSLPYNFTTTATSSISTLRQGLNDLITTLATKVNSLSTSGVDLDGNAGLDFFTAIDSSQPLSITNIQVNPALVADSSKVVAASSAASGDNTVANEICALEDDTTCYKSSNSSLDIIDFYAAITDWIGTAGDTAASNYTTQSTLVTQVDTQRKSVSSISIDEEMSNMIKFQNAYAASAKVMSTIDNMLYTLISEFD; this comes from the coding sequence ATGGGGTCGACTTTCGGTACCTATAACATCGCTTATTCGGGAATGTATGTGAATCAGGCCTCGTTGGCAACAGCAAGTACGAACCTTGCCAATGTCGATACAACCGGAGCTTCAAAGGTGCAAGTATCTAGTGTTGAACGGGATACTGTCCAGTCAGGCGGAACATCTACAGGAGATGGTGTTAGCGTGGCGGCCATTACGCGAGCTCGTGATCGATATCTCGACAGTGCTTATCGAACACAAAATGCCGCTGCTACTTATTTGTCAGTGAAAAGTGGTAATTTGAAATACTTGGATAAGATATTGAGTGAATATGATACTACCTCTACTTCGACTACGGATACGACGAGTAACGGTGTAGAGACGGAGCTGGAAGATTTTTTTAATGCATGGCAAACATTATCAACGGATTCGGGTTCGAGTTCAAGCTCGAATACCGGTACTTCTGCTCAAACTACTTTTGCGGCTGCGATTACTACTGCGACTAGCGGTACCACCTCTACTGCAAAAACGGCTGTCAGCACTGCTTATTCTGCTTATAAGGCTGCTCTCACCAGTGGGAATGCGGCAACAATCGTTTCTACTAAAACTACGTTAGATTCTGCTGTTACTACTTTAAGCGATTCGACGCTCACTGCCGCGCTTACTACTTATAACACGAGTTCGGGTACCGCCATCAATTCGGCTGCTACCACTTTATCTGCGGACATTACTAATGGGTCTAGTGCTCTAGCGACTCTTTCCAGTGCAATTACTACTGCGACAAGCGGCACGACTTCTACTGCAAAAACGGCTGTCAGTACTGCTTATTCTGCTTATACGGCTGCGCTTACTAGTGGTGTTGCGAAGACAATCGTTTCTACTAAGACTACATTAGATAGTGCAGTTACTGCTTTAGCTGATACGACTCTTACTACCGCTTATAGTACTTATAATAGTGCTACAGATGGGGGGACAACGATCAATACGGCGGCCACTTCGTTAACGAATGCGATTACTACGGCCACTTCTACTGCGACTGCGGAGACTACTCGTGCAGCCGTTACGGCAGCTGGTGTTGATTTGATCTCCACGCTAACCGATATTGACAAGGAATTGCAGCAATTGCAGACAGATGCTGTGACTGGCGTTAAAGATGGTGTAGACAGTCTCAATGACCTTGCGAGCCAAGTTGCGGATTTGGATAAGCAAATTACCCAGGCAGAGGCGGGTGGGGGCGAAGCCAGTTACCTGAGAGATCAGCGGGATGTTCTACTTGATCAGATGTCTTCTCTGGCGAATATTAGTACTACCGAATCCAATGGAACGCTAAAAGTTACTTTAAATGGAGCAAATCTAGTTGATGGCGATACGGCACGTTCGCTGGTTGTTGACGGCAGCGGAACGATAACTGATCCGTTGACTGTCAATTGGGCCGATTCAGGTACTCAAGCGAGTATTCAAAGCGGAAGTATCAAGGCTTATATGGAAGATGCCGATCAGACTGGCTATGCAACGATCGACTCAAGTAGTCTTCCTTATAATTTTACTACAACAGCAACAAGTTCAATCAGTACCCTGCGTCAGGGTCTCAATGACTTGATTACTACACTTGCAACGAAAGTTAATTCTCTGAGTACCTCAGGCGTCGATCTTGATGGCAATGCAGGTCTTGACTTTTTTACGGCCATCGATTCCAGTCAGCCACTGAGTATCACTAATATCCAGGTTAACCCTGCGCTTGTAGCTGATTCAAGCAAGGTCGTGGCAGCTTCCAGCGCTGCCTCCGGTGACAATACTGTCGCGAATGAAATTTGTGCCCTTGAAGATGATACTACTTGCTATAAGAGCAGCAATTCGTCGCTTGATATTATCGACTTTTATGCGGCGATAACGGATTGGATTGGAACTGCCGGCGATACGGCGGCGAGTAATTATACAACGCAATCAACTTTGGTGACTCAGGTAGACACCCAGAGAAAATCTGTTTCGAGTATTTCCATCGATGAGGAAATGTCCAACATGATCAAATTTCAAAATGCCTACGCTGCCAGCGCCAAGGTTATGAGTACGATCGATAATATGCTTTACACATTGATTAGTGAATTTGATTAG
- the flgK gene encoding flagellar hook-associated protein FlgK, with protein sequence MASTFLGLSIASSGLNAAQIGLATTTNNMSNIDTTGYSRQLVNQTSVGPAAVYSSSLVGNGVDVTSVDRVRSDSLDQKYWQENSASNEWDAKSTYLSQLETVFGSSTDDTTSTINTALNTFNTDLESLSTDPTSTSVRATVLEQANTLCSTINDTASELTQLRSDVNNDVKTTVAQINSYTTQIATLNKQIVVANASGASSNELKDQQGVLVDKLSALVGVNVTKNDDGVLKITVGNSVLVDGSDSKQLECYTVTDTTSAEYGMYGIRDEATGQDVTTGDSGSLNGYLEIRDGATSDSKGIPYYTNQLNEFAQTFAKAFNEGITVGTTTYSGNADGYGLDNTTDVRFFSYDNKSSADLIASASTIDAAYQNITAANITVSKDIQNDSNKIAASSTANATSNSTNLADLISISTSADIFGNATATGFFSAIISTVGTDSASATTQYNRKSTITSYINTSRSSVSAVSSNEETVNLTKYQAAYAASASATSTWSKIYDETIDMVVSS encoded by the coding sequence ATGGCTTCAACTTTTTTGGGACTTAGTATTGCTAGTAGTGGTTTAAATGCCGCTCAGATAGGATTGGCAACGACTACGAATAATATGAGCAATATCGATACAACAGGTTATTCAAGGCAATTGGTGAATCAGACATCGGTTGGCCCGGCTGCGGTTTACAGTAGTAGTTTAGTGGGTAATGGGGTAGATGTTACTTCTGTGGATAGAGTGCGTAGTGACAGCCTTGATCAGAAGTATTGGCAGGAAAATAGCGCATCAAATGAATGGGATGCCAAGTCCACTTACTTGTCGCAATTAGAAACTGTTTTCGGTAGTTCGACGGATGATACTACGAGTACAATTAATACAGCGCTGAATACATTCAATACCGACTTAGAAAGTTTATCTACTGATCCGACGAGTACCAGTGTCCGGGCCACCGTGCTTGAACAAGCCAATACACTCTGCTCAACGATTAACGATACTGCGTCAGAACTAACTCAGTTACGCAGTGATGTTAATAACGATGTCAAAACAACCGTGGCACAAATTAATTCCTATACAACGCAGATTGCCACCTTGAATAAACAGATTGTGGTGGCAAATGCCTCGGGGGCTTCTTCTAATGAATTGAAAGATCAACAGGGAGTACTTGTTGATAAACTTTCCGCGCTTGTTGGTGTTAATGTAACGAAAAACGATGATGGCGTTCTTAAGATCACCGTTGGAAATTCTGTATTAGTGGACGGCAGTGATTCCAAACAACTAGAATGCTATACCGTAACAGACACGACCAGTGCCGAGTATGGCATGTATGGAATCCGCGATGAAGCTACCGGACAAGATGTCACTACAGGTGACTCCGGTTCTCTCAATGGATATCTTGAGATTCGGGATGGCGCTACCTCAGATAGTAAAGGCATCCCTTACTATACCAATCAATTGAATGAATTCGCACAGACCTTTGCCAAAGCTTTTAATGAAGGCATTACTGTTGGCACTACCACTTATAGCGGCAATGCCGATGGGTATGGGCTTGATAATACAACAGACGTTCGTTTTTTTTCCTATGATAACAAATCATCAGCAGATCTGATAGCGAGTGCCAGCACTATCGACGCAGCCTACCAAAATATTACTGCGGCAAATATTACGGTATCAAAAGACATTCAGAATGATTCAAATAAAATTGCGGCATCCTCAACAGCCAATGCGACTAGCAATAGTACAAATCTTGCAGACCTTATTAGTATTAGTACAAGTGCTGACATTTTCGGAAATGCTACGGCTACAGGTTTTTTTAGTGCAATTATCTCCACTGTTGGTACGGACAGCGCCTCGGCAACAACACAATACAACCGCAAGAGCACGATCACAAGCTATATCAATACCAGCCGGTCTTCTGTATCGGCCGTTTCCAGTAACGAAGAGACAGTTAATTTGACTAAATATCAGGCAGCCTATGCCGCGTCGGCTTCTGCTACCAGCACTTGGAGTAAA